The genomic DNA TCCCCAAccatttccccaccccagctgatTCACCTGGAAGGCAGGGGGCTTGTCTTCGTTTATTCAAGCTGTAGCAAGAAGACTGGGAGGGCAGGCAAAAGGCTTGGGGTGGGGCTGGTGAGGAGGCAGCGGGAATAGCAGGAGAGAGTGGAGGGGTGCCCAGGTAGGCTCAGCGAGGGCAGGAAACTCGCTGCTTCTTAACTGGTTGGTCCACTCGGGCAGTGAGTGGGTACTTGGTAATGCCACAGGTATTACTCCCTCGGTGCAGCCGGAAATAGCCCTAGGAAGTTCAAGGACATCAGGGCCGGGAGGGGGGAGAGGCCCGTCCTGCCGTGTTCCGCCATAGGGCACGCTCACCTTCTCGCCCCAGCTGGCTCCCCATGAGTTCTTCAGGATCCAGTAAGGGGTCGAGTGTTGAGGATGAGCCTGGGATGAGACTGCCTCTGCCGGCTTCCTCTCCACCGACTTGCTTGTCCCAAAACCCACCAGCAAGACAGAATGATCCACAAGCCGGGGGTCACAGGTGGTAGGTGTGGCCTTGATCACACCCTTCTGGTATTGCTGCAGGGATGAGGGCAGAGGTGCTGGGTCTGAGGCCACATCCCCTGTGCGCCCCTCCCACCATTCCCTCCCTTGTCTCACCTTCAGGAGCTTCATGTTGATAGTCACGGTGATGGGGCCCTGGGTAGCCAGGTACCAGGCTATTTCTGGGGATGAAAGGTGCCCTCAGACCCTGCCTGCCTTGCCCCCCGCTCTCAGCTCACGGGTGTCACTCTGTCCCTCTTTCCCACCCCCTCCTCCagtccctgcctcccagcccccGCTGCCCCTGCAGCTCTGTCTGTAGCCCAGTCTGTGCACTGCTGCCCTGCTCTGCCTGCCCTCGGCCCCACGCTGCTCGCACTCTGTTCGTTGTCCGGCAGCATGATGAAATCCTGGATCCAGGCCACCTTCTTGTGCTTTCTGGCCAGGCACCTGTGGGTTCTGACAGTCCCCTGGAATGGGTAGTCCTTCTCGCTGGCCAGGCCACCTGGAGATCAGAAAAGCAAGGCCAGGGCGGAGACTCAGCTCTGAATGTCCCTCTGCTCCGTAGCTGCCCAGAGCGGCAGGACACTCACTGTTGTTGAGGACGGTTATAAACGCATCCCAGACGAAGCCACCCCTGCAGCCATTCCCACAGCGGCCACAGTCGAGCAGTTCTGGTGCAAGAAGGGACAATGTGggtgccaggccccaggccccaggcctccatccctccccaggcccctcacACATAAACCTTCACCCAGCCATACCCTGCACAGAGACTTCCACGGACTGCCGGTGTTTGATGCCCCATAGGGCCTCAATGTTGCCCGCTGCTGCCATGGCCCAGCAGCAGTTGCAGTTTTCCTAGGGGAGAAATGGTGGGGGAGGGTCAGAGTAAGGGGGTTGGGCTTTGCcccatctcccctcccccatcACGGGCTGGACTGGGCCAGGCTTGGTGGGGGCAGATACCTGGTTCTTGACGGAAGAGATGATACCGGCCGCCTTCCTCCAGTCacaggtggggggcaggggctcCCCCCACTCTTCAGATCCTACCTGTTTGCTCACATTAGGGAGCCCTCCAGCTGCGCTCTGATGCCCGTAGAGCTGACCAAACTCCTCATCTGGGAGACAGAGCCAACAAGGTCACAATTTTAATCCCTTTTCCCCCATAGTCTGCTTCTCCTACTCCAGCCATCCACATTCTTGGTCTTCAGAGTCCCTATCATACCCTACAAGTCAGAAAGGCAAGGATACTGAGGCTAGAGAGAGGCCAGATTCCTTGTTGGGGTGCATGCCCCCTGCACCTGCTGCCTTACCACCGAGCTGGGCTGGGACACAGGCCTGTCCGTGCTCTATTTGGGGAAGCACCCAGCCCTCTGATCCTCAGGCTCCCTCTCTgggaaacaaaagctgaaggtaTACTATGTCCATGTGCCTCCCCACTCACCACCTATGGTCCAGGAAGTGTTCCGTACCTGTGAGGTCACTGAACGGAGTTACCCCAAACTCGGCTGTGCCCAAGTCCTCCTTCTGTAGCCACTGCGCCTGGGCCAGGTTGTGGGCAAAGATGTCGAGGCGGCGAGCATGCTCTGGACCAAAAGGGGGTTGCTTGTCCTAGGCTGGCTCCAAGTCCCCAGGGACAGGAAGTGGCCACTGGCTGGGCGTCCTCCTACCCACACTCAGATGAGCACTGATGCCTTTCCTGTAGCCCCTGCAGACTCTGCTGCAGACACCAGGGCTGAGGAAGTGGCTCCCCAGCCCACCTGGGGTTGGGTTTTCCCTGAAAGGCAGCAAGGGGGGCCATCTCTGCTCACCCACAAGAAGCCAAGTAAAGGATGTGAAGGTAAAGTGACTCAGAGGGGAAAGGTGGGGGTGGTCAGACCAGCTTCCTGCTGGGTCACCTCCTCCACCTTCACTTCACACCTCTTGACTTCAGACCTGGGGCTAGAGCAtggtaggggtgggggaggatggggTACAGGTCGTTGCCAGCCTGGACTGGAAGGTACCCACAGACATCCCCCTGTGGAAGATGAGACCCAGAGCGAGGGCAGGAGCAGGGCTGGCAGCTCATGGGGGTGGAGAGTCCCCAGCTTAAGGTCAAAATGGGTCATTGGGTCTTTGTGAATTAATTCATGACTCGTGGTCTGCCCACTGTTTGTAGTCACAGGAAAATGGTTATGGAGGTGAAGGATTCCTCTAGGACTGGGGCAGACCTCCAGCAACTATTGTCTGCCCCCTAGTTTCTTAGCAAAGAATGATCCTGTCCCCATTTGAGCATCCAGCAAAccagggagcacagccctggGATCTGCCACCATCCTGCTGGGTGGCTTTGACCAAACCCATTCCCcaccctgagcctcaatttcctcatctattaaatgGGAGAAGGGGGTTTGGACTGGGGATGTGTGTGTCCCATGATACCTGCTGGGTTCGAGTAACTCCGGTTGTACTGGATCTGGAACAACCTGAAGACCTCTTTCAGTTCCAGTGGCTGGGGACCTGGGTCCTTGCAAGGAACCAAGGGTGTGGGGAGCAGGTTAGGACCAGCGCTGGGACCACACCTCGGCTCCCAAAGATACAAGGACTGGACTAGGAGAACAGCAGGTTAGTCTCCCCTGTATCCCTGTGAGCTTGGGCATGTCAGTCACCTATCTGGCCTCAGTTGTTCCCTCTGGGAAATGGGACCAAGGCCGTTGTTAAGGGGTGAGCCCCAGGGTTCATACCTTTACAGAAGAAAGTATATGGGGAGTGGTTTGGGGGCACTTACCTGGCCCCTGAGGGAGCCCTTGATGCCTTGAACCAGGCCCGCCACCAACAGGACCAGGAGGCACGAAAGGTAGATAGTTAGTGCCATGGTGCGGCAGACCAGAGTGCTGGGGGCAGGAAGCTGTGCAGACCAACTGGAGGGGCTGAGAGGGCGGGGCCGGAGAAACCACAAAGTGGAAACCAGGTCGGGACGGGGAGGCTCAGACCCCTAGAGCATGAGAGCTGCCTCAGACCTTCAGGCTTTTGTCTCCACACAGCCCTCTGCTTGCCTGTCCCCACCCCAGCACCTTTTTCTTTATTCAACAGAGACTCTCAGACCACCTTGTTCTGGGCAATTCTAGGGATACAGAGATGGATCTGCCCTTAAGGAGACAGGAGGAGACAGATACTAAGGGGGCAGTGACAATATATGGCCATTGGTGCCATGATGGGAAGTTGGGGGCTTATGGGAGCCATAGGCCCCTGATGACTGGGCAGGAATGGTGGGTGGCCGGTGTCCCTTGGGCACGTACTCTTGCTCATCCCACAAAGTTCAGTCTGCCCAAGGGTCACCTCCAAGAAGCATTCCCTGCTCCCCATCATCTGGTGTAACCTGAAGCCCCTTGAGGCCTGGCTATGCTTGTGCACGCTTGACATCTGCCAATCACGGCAGATGTCCACTGTGTCTGTGATCTCATGAGCAAGGCCAAAGTGGGTAAAGGCCAAGGAAGGGCTGGCAGCTCATGGGGGTGGAGAGTCCCCAGCTTAAGGTCAAAATGGGTCATTGGGTCTTTGTGAATTAATTCATGACTCGTGGTCTGCCCACTGTTTGTAGTCACAGGAAAATGGTTATGGAGGCGAAGGATTCCTCTAGGACTGGGGCAGACAAAAAGTCTCAGTGGGCACCAAAGGGAGTGTCATAAAAACTGGTCTTTCAGTGTGGTAGTGGGGGTTTATGGAAATGGGGGAAGAAGGCTGGGGACCTGGGGCTGGGTGGCCTTACAGTTTGATCATCTCCTTCTCTCCCTTGAATGTGAGCTCCATGAGGCCAGGAGATttgggttttctttgctgtgtccCTGGTGCCTGGTACCGAGTGAGTCCACAGTGGCCACTCAGTAAACATTCGTGGAAGAATAAATTAACTTGCCCACTCACTTGCTCACTTGTTCACTCACTCATCCTGCAGCTCCTGGCTGGCACCCACTGAGGACTGGGCCATGGGCCCAGAGGCCCAGGGGTTCACCATCTGGGAGAAAGGAGCTCTTGGCTTGGTATGGGAGAAGCACCAACCAAGATAAGTAAGGCCTTGTGACCCAGTGCAGaagggatgagggcagggaaaGTCATCAGGTCTGTCCCAGAGTTCAGGAGAGGTGTTCTGAGGGAGCGACTTCTAGGGGCCTAATAGTGCAAAGATGGTGTTTCAGGTCCAAGTTTGAGCCACCAACTGTGCACCCAGTCATTCCCCTCTGGGTCTCAGATCCTTCTAAGTAGCAGTGACAGTTCCTTTGAGTGATATGATTTTGTGGAGCACCTAAAATCCTGGTTGGCACAGTTAGGTGTCAATTGTTGGGTCCTTAATGCTCTACTGTGGGGCAGAGAGTCCAGACAGTCACAGAGTCAGAGgaacttgggttcaaatcttgtCCTTACCACTCTGGTTCTACCTGGACAAATCTCAGCCTCTCTCAACTGTGAAACGAGGTGACAACGGTCCCCCCTTCCCTGGCTAGGGCAGGAGGGTTGTGTGAGGTGCATGCTGCTGCTTGGAATGGTTAGATCTTGATAATCAAGAGCtatcatttttattacttttaaaaataacagctttattgagatgtaattcacataccgtTTTAGAGTGTACAGTTTAGTGatttttagtgtatttgcataatTGTGTAACCATGGccaccagaacattttcatcgccCCAAgagaaaccccatacccattagcagtcactccccactcCCCCTTTTCCTGGAAAACCCTACCTAATTTCTCTCTCAGATTTGCCTCTTCTGAACGTGTCATGTAACTGGAGTCTgtggccttctgtgtctggcttcttccacCTCGTGTattattttcaagattcatccatgttgtagcacctctcagtacttcattccttataatggctggataatatttcaTCCtattaccacattttgtttatccattcatctattgatgggcattagATTGGTCCTGCATTTGGTTCTTAGGAATAGTGTTGCTGTGAACACTGTATACGcgttttttgtgtggacatgttttcagttcCCCCGGGTATATACCTAGGCGTGAAATGGCTTAGGTCTTGCGGTACAATTTGAGGGTCTGACGGACTGTTCTCCAAAAAAGCTGCACCATCTTACATTGCCATCTATAGTgtataagggttccaatttctccatgtccttcccagcacttgttattgtctttttgGTTTTAAAGGTCTATTGTTTTTAGCCTCTTGGTCCCTGTGGTTAGGAAAGATTTGGGGGTAGTGGAGGCGCTTTCCAGTTCACCCTGAACCCTGAGGGCTCATCTCGGGACCCCACTGGCACATTCCTCTCGACACATCCCCTCCCCGCCAGGGCTGCGTTGGGTTGATCGTAAGGATAAACCAGCGGGAAAGGGAAGGGAGGGCTCCGTAGTTCCCGCACGCCGTCTGCCCCGCGCCAGGGATTCCCTGGACACGCGGCCCTTTCCCGTCTGGACCCGCCCTGAGACGTGGGCAGGGCGAGCCCCCGCCCCTTCCTGGGAGCCAGCTCCGCCCAAACTTCTCCCCTAAAGGCGCGCCTTCGGCTTGGGGGAGGCGCAGAAATCCCAGAGTTGGGGGGATAcgggtgggaggagggcagggaagacGCTGGCACCAGACCCTGGTGTCCTGCACGCCCGAATTCAGCCCTGCCCACCTTCTAAGGGGCTCCCATTCATTCTGGGCCAAAAGGGAACTGCCGCCCTCGCCCCCAAACTGTTGTAACCTCGTGGGCGCCGGGGGTGTCAGTACTGAAGTGAAGGGACCATTTGGCTAAAGATAGCTCTGGGGATGGGCAGGAGAAGGGGCAGAGATGGACAGTTCTGGGCCTAGGAGTGCCTCGTCTTCAGGCGAGGGTCTGGGGACCCTGGATGAAGTTTTGCTACTTCCAGAGTGACTGTCCGGGTGCACAGAATCAAATTCTGGAAGACAGAGTCAGGATCTGGAAGCCGGAGGATTAGGTCGAGTCCAGGTGCCTAGAACATTCTGGGAGGAGCAGAGAATGCGCGCGCCTCGGCATTAAGATATGAGTGCACGGGATGGAATTCTGGGGGTGCAGATTAGGTAGGGTCTAGGTGACATTCCGGGGTGTGCAAAGTGAGGGCCTGGGAGCTTCCGGGTGAGTCTGGGGGTTCTGGTGTCAGGGCCAGTGTCCTCAGGATCCAGCGCTAGGGGACCCTGGCCCGGCGCCGGGAGGCGGCTCGGGGCGGCGCCGCGGGGGACCGGGTGGGGGCCTGTGGCCGGCCGGGGGCGGAGAGGTGGGGGGTCGGGGTCCCTCCCCCTGGCGCAGACTCAGGAATCCGCCGAGGGGCGGGCGGAGGCGCCGGGGTGGGCCGCACCGCGGCGGGCGGGCGGGGGGCGCTTCCTGGGGCCGTGCGTCCGGGGAGCTGCGCTGTCCGCCCGTCCTTCTGCCCGCAGGCACTGCCCGAGCCAGCAGAGCCGCCGGAGCCGCGGGCCGCCGGGGCGTCGCGGGCCCAAGTGAGTGGCCGTCCGTGGGGGGAGGGCGCCAGCAGGAGTCCCGGCCGAGTGGGCGTCAGCGGGGAGCCGAGAGGCCCGCGTCCTCTGCCCGCGCCACTGGGGGGCCGGGCGGGAGCGGGGCGGCCCCGGACGGTGGGCCCTGAACCCCGGCCTGCGTGAGCAGTCGGCGCTCGGCCTGGGAGGCTCCGGAGCCTCAAGCACGGTCCTGAGCGGGAggcggctggggctggggctaaGTCCTGGTATAGGGAATGGGGGGTGCCTTGGCAGAGGCaccctgacccccaccccccacctcccagccccaggATGCTCCCCTTCGCCTCCTGCCTCCCCGGGTCTCTACTGCTCTGGGCGCTGCTGCTGTTGCTCT from Manis pentadactyla isolate mManPen7 chromosome 9, mManPen7.hap1, whole genome shotgun sequence includes the following:
- the CTSW gene encoding cathepsin W; the protein is MALTIYLSCLLVLLVAGLVQGIKGSLRGQDPGPQPLELKEVFRLFQIQYNRSYSNPAEHARRLDIFAHNLAQAQWLQKEDLGTAEFGVTPFSDLTDEEFGQLYGHQSAAGGLPNVSKQVGSEEWGEPLPPTCDWRKAAGIISSVKNQENCNCCWAMAAAGNIEALWGIKHRQSVEVSVQELLDCGRCGNGCRGGFVWDAFITVLNNSGLASEKDYPFQGTVRTHRCLARKHKKVAWIQDFIMLPDNEQKIAWYLATQGPITVTINMKLLKQYQKGVIKATPTTCDPRLVDHSVLLVGFGTSKSVERKPAEAVSSQAHPQHSTPYWILKNSWGASWGEKGYFRLHRGSNTCGITKYPLTARVDQPVKKQRVSCPR